Genomic segment of Acidobacteriota bacterium:
CCTCGCCGGAGCCGGCGAGGGAGGCCAAGGTGGTGGTAGACGCCGGAATCTCGGCGCCAAATTCCAGGCTGCGGCGGGTGCCGTCCTCGAACACCAGGGTCACCCGAGCGCGGGGTTCGTCGAGGCCGACGGCGGCGCGGTCCGCATCGTCCAGGCGGCGGCTCCAGGAAAGGTCGGCCAGGGAATCGAGAAAACGACTCACCGCGAAGGAGTCCACCCGCGGCGGCGTGCCGTCTGCCGCCGTCAAGGCTTCAGGTTCCGTCAACACCCAATCGGCGGCAGGCTCCGCCTCGTCCGTTGCATCTTCGCTCTCGTCCCCGGCACCGGAAGGGGGCCTTTCGCGGCGCTCCAGCCGCGCCCGGCGATCTCCCCCGTCGAGCACCAGGGCGGCGAGCTCCGCGCGCTCGAACTCCGGCAGCACCCGCTTGCCGCGCTGGGCCCGCTCCTCACTGCCGGGCAGATCGCGCTCGACGAAGTAGATGAAGGCCCCGAGCCCGGCGACCAGCAGAAACAGAATCAGCAGCGCGCGCGGCTTCAACGCCTTACCTCCGCCGCCGGCGGTACATCACCACACCGAGGATGATCCCCAACCCGGGCAGCACCAGCAGGGCGAAAGCGATGGTCCAGGCCAGTTCCGTACCGGTCATCGACAAGCGCACCCGCTCCGGCTCCTTGGGCGGAATGCCCAGCAGTGACTCCCGCTCGACCAGCCAGTTGAGAGCATCGATCAGCAGCACCACGTTGGCGTCGCGCGCCTGCAGGAGCTGATCGGCGGCGAAGTCCGAGTCGCCGAAAACGACCAGGCGCGTCGGCCCCGAGGACGAAGGGTCTCCGCCTTCACCGTCGATCTCTTCCGCCTCGGGAACCTTCGACTCCTCGACCACCACCCCCAGAGGCACCGGGCCGAAGAGATCCCCTTCGCCGCGCTCAACGCTGGCGATATCCGATTCGCCCCAACCTTCGCTCGAAGTGCGCAGCAGTTCAGTGGCTCGGAAGCCTTCCGGCGCGGTACCGGCGGCCACCGAACGCGCCAGGCTCACCAGCACCGCCAGGCCGCCATCGTCAACGGAGCGGGTGATCGGATGGCGGTCGAAGTTGGAGATGAACAGGGTCTCAGGACCGAAGAACGGCAGAACCCCGGCCGGATCGACCACCACGTTTTTCCCCACTTCGATGCCCCACCCCTCCAGCCACCCTTCGAGACCTACGTCCAGCAGCGAGCCGTCGCCGGTGGGGGCGAGCACCGGATCGAGCAGCACCAGCATGCGGCCGCCGTCGCTGAGATACCGGTCGAAGACGTCGAGCTCCGGGGGCGCAAATCCCGAGCCGGGACCGGCGATCACCAGCAGGTCCGTATCCTCGGGCACCGACCCTTGACCGAGGCTCGCCCACTCTTCGATCTCGAAGTTGTCATCCGTCAGCAACCGGCGCAGGACGGTCAGGGAACTGCCGGCAGCCGAGCCTCCAACGATCTCGCCGTGACCGGTGGTGAAGCGCACCTTCGGCCGGCGCTTCTCGACCAGGTCGATCAGCGCGCCGGTGAAGCGCCCTTCGCCTCTGAAGGCCGAAACCTCCGGCGGCCGGCCCTGTTGGATGCCGGAGTAGTCGAAGTCCGCCAGGTCGTCGCGCAGGATCACCTGGCGATCGTCCTGCCCCACCAACACCACCGCGTCGCTCGCCAGGTCGTAGCGCTCGGCGAGGGCCTGGGCCTCGAGCGGATTCCTCGCCGCATCGATACTGCGCACCGAAAAGCGCGAACTCGCCGCCTCGTAGCGCGCCAGGATCTCCGTCACCGGGCTGTACAGCGGGTCCAGCGGATCGAGAAACACCACCGCCTCGACGTCCTGGTCGAGGCCGCCGAGCAGATTTTCCGTGCGCTCGGACAGGCTGTAGAGCTGAGTGCTCGTCCAGTCCGAGCGCTGGTGGTACTTCCAACCGAAGTAGTTGACGATGGCGAGGAGCACCGCCAGCAACACCAGCGCCAGGCTCTTCGAGCCGATCGCCAAGGCCCGGCCCTTGATCTCTTGCTTGGAGGTCGTCATCGGATCACCTCCACTTGTTGTCTTCGAGGGTGCGGCTGGCGACCCACAGCAGGAAGGCGGTGACGCTCCCGTAGAACACCAGACGCCGGGTGTCGACGATGCCGCGGGCGAACTCATCCATGTGCTCGACCACGCTGACGTAGGACAGGATCTCTTTGAGGTTTTGGCTGTTCACCAAACCCGGTAAAAAAGCCACCATCAAGACCAGGACCGACACCGCGAAGCTGATGATCGCCGCCA
This window contains:
- a CDS encoding GldG family protein — protein: MTTSKQEIKGRALAIGSKSLALVLLAVLLAIVNYFGWKYHQRSDWTSTQLYSLSERTENLLGGLDQDVEAVVFLDPLDPLYSPVTEILARYEAASSRFSVRSIDAARNPLEAQALAERYDLASDAVVLVGQDDRQVILRDDLADFDYSGIQQGRPPEVSAFRGEGRFTGALIDLVEKRRPKVRFTTGHGEIVGGSAAGSSLTVLRRLLTDDNFEIEEWASLGQGSVPEDTDLLVIAGPGSGFAPPELDVFDRYLSDGGRMLVLLDPVLAPTGDGSLLDVGLEGWLEGWGIEVGKNVVVDPAGVLPFFGPETLFISNFDRHPITRSVDDGGLAVLVSLARSVAAGTAPEGFRATELLRTSSEGWGESDIASVERGEGDLFGPVPLGVVVEESKVPEAEEIDGEGGDPSSSGPTRLVVFGDSDFAADQLLQARDANVVLLIDALNWLVERESLLGIPPKEPERVRLSMTGTELAWTIAFALLVLPGLGIILGVVMYRRRRR